The stretch of DNA TCATGATGCCAATCCGGCGCTGGCGACTAAAGTGCTAGAGGATATCCAGGGGGCAGTGGAGGGCTGGCACCAGGCGCTCCGGCAAACACTGCTAGATATTCAGGCCATTTATCTGGAAGGGCCTATTGTCGAAGGTTGGCTAGAGATGGTGTCGCCTCCCGGGGCCGGTCAAGGCGTGAACTCATCAATTTTGCGCCATGCCGATCCGCAGGAGTTGACGGGTTATGTCGATCGGCTCTGCCAGGCAGCGGCAACAGCTAGGTCTGGCACGGCCCAGAGCCCTACTGCGCCCCACCCAGACCCGCAGTACCGTCTGTGCAGCCTCGATGCCGATGGGCAGCTACAGTGCCAAATTTGCCCACCAGATCAGATTCCTTTTGTTAGCGTCGCCATTGCTCGCCACCAAAAGCTGCGTCAGCATCTCAATCAAAAACAGTACCTAGAGGCTCGGTTAAAACGGGCTGTAGAGGTTTTGACTCAGGCGAGAGAAGACCTCGATATCAGCCCCAACTCTGGTCCTACAAACCCACAATAGGGCCTGCCTTACCAGCCCCAGGTGCCCAAAGCCCCCTTAAAAGGGCCAACAATGTCACTGGTGACCCAGCCGCCATAGAAATCTCCGGCTTGGGCCTGCACGGGTTCGCCGTCTACGTAGCAGACCTCCATCCGGCTTGGGTAAAACGCAATATAGTCTTGAATGGCTTGGAACGCGGGACTAGGGCTGGGGTAAGACCAGGCAACATTGTCTGACTGCTGGTCGCCGACTCGCAGGGTGTAGTAGCGGGCGGCTCCTTTCCACTCACAGAAGGTAGAGCGAGGGGTAGCGCTCAGATACTCCATGCGGATGTCTGCAGGGGGAATGTAGTAAACCGGCGGGTGGCTGGTCTCAAGCACCCTTTGAGTCTGCTGCGAGTCGGCAATTATCTCGCCGTTAAAGACAATTTTAATGTGGCGGGTAGAGGGTTCAAGGCGGGGTGGACGGGGATAGTCCCAAACTGATTCCTGGCCGGGACCGGGTTCGATACGCTGCGGATGCATAGGTAAGGGTTGAACGACAAAGAACTGGGAAAAGACCTGAGCAGCTAGAGCTGAGACTGCCAGGCTTGAATTTCTTGCTGGGCTGACTCATAGGCCGGAGTGCCTTCAGGAACGCGGCTGGCGGCTGCGATCGCATCTTCCAAGCGGCCTTCGGCAGCTCTAGCGCGGGCAATTACTAGGATATCTTGGCTCCACTGTTGAATGCGTTCCTCAGCGATGGATCGCTCCGGATAGCCAGCCGGAATGTCTCGCACCAGCCGAATGGCATTTTCAAAGGTGTTAGCCTGATCGGGCACCAGCCGCTCCTGAGCCTGCTTTAAAACATCGCGGTTGATTTTTTGCTGCTCCCAGCGAGCAACCCGCGCTTGAGCGGTCTGATAAAGTTCAGGGCGATCGTCGGGAACTAGCTGCACCGCTGAGATCGCTTCATTAAACTGACCAGCAGCGGCCCGCCCATCAGCCAAATCGATAATGACCTGGCTCCAGCGGTTGATGTCTTGCTGCGCCTGCTCGTAAAAGGGATCGCCTAGAGGCACCTGGCGGGCTCGCTTAATAGCGTCGCTAAATAAAGAGGCCGGTACAGGTTGAATAATGGCGCGGGCCGAGTTTAAAACATCTTCGTTGGTGAGTTGCGATCGCGCATACCCCGCCTGAGCCTGATCCAGCAGCGTCTGAAAATCTTCAGTTCGTTGCTCGGTGGGCACCTGATTGAGCCAGGTCAAAGCTTCGCCGTATCTTTGCTCGGCCACAGCTACTCGGCCCCGCTCCAGCGCCGACAGTTCTCCCCCCGTTCCAGCTGGGCTACCCGGGAAAAGGGGTGTTCCCACGGGCGGGGCTGAAGCTGGCTCTGCCGGGGCC from Pseudanabaena sp. FACHB-2040 encodes:
- a CDS encoding DUF427 domain-containing protein; the encoded protein is MHPQRIEPGPGQESVWDYPRPPRLEPSTRHIKIVFNGEIIADSQQTQRVLETSHPPVYYIPPADIRMEYLSATPRSTFCEWKGAARYYTLRVGDQQSDNVAWSYPSPSPAFQAIQDYIAFYPSRMEVCYVDGEPVQAQAGDFYGGWVTSDIVGPFKGALGTWGW